Proteins from a genomic interval of Helicobacter pylori Shi112:
- a CDS encoding IS607-like element IS607 family transposase, with translation MNKRMLSIGQASKLLGVTIQTLRNWDKKDLLKPDELTKGGERRYKLESLRRINRNAVFNQDELKTIAYARVSSHDQQEDLIRQVQVLELYCARCGFNYEVIQDLGSGMNYYKKGLTKLLNLILDNQVKRLVLTHKDRLLRFGAELVFSICEAKEVEVVIINKGDENVRFEEELAKDVLEIITVFSARLYGSRSKKNKKLLDEMQEVITNNVSYLNHA, from the coding sequence ATGAATAAAAGAATGCTATCAATCGGTCAAGCGAGTAAGCTTTTGGGTGTAACTATCCAAACCTTACGCAATTGGGATAAAAAAGATTTGTTAAAACCTGATGAACTCACTAAAGGCGGTGAAAGGCGTTACAAGTTAGAAAGTTTAAGGCGTATCAATAGAAACGCAGTCTTTAATCAAGATGAATTAAAAACAATAGCTTATGCTAGAGTAAGCTCGCATGACCAACAAGAGGATTTAATCAGACAAGTTCAAGTTTTAGAGCTTTATTGCGCTAGATGCGGCTTTAACTATGAAGTGATACAAGATTTAGGGAGTGGCATGAACTACTATAAAAAAGGCTTAACCAAGCTTTTAAACTTAATCTTAGACAATCAAGTCAAGCGCCTTGTATTAACGCATAAAGACAGATTATTACGCTTTGGAGCTGAATTGGTATTCAGTATTTGTGAAGCTAAAGAAGTAGAAGTGGTTATCATCAATAAGGGTGATGAGAATGTGAGGTTTGAAGAAGAATTAGCCAAAGATGTTTTAGAAATTATAACCGTCTTTAGCGCTAGATTGTATGGCTCTAGGTCTAAGAAAAACAAAAAACTCTTAGATGAAATGCAAGAAGTCATAACTAACAATGTCAGCTATCTCAATCACGCATAA
- a CDS encoding RNA-guided endonuclease InsQ/TnpB family protein, with protein MSAISITHKIALKPNNKHITYFKKAFGCARFAYNWGLAKWKENYQLGIKTNHLQLKKEFNALKKSQFNFVYEVTKYATQQPFIHLNLAFNKFFRDLKKGLVSYPKFKKKREFQGSFYIGGDQIKIIQTANTGYLKIPNLPPIKLTEKLRFQGKINNATITQKGDHFYVSISCGVDESEYKRTHKLQESHNKLGVDIGIKSFVSLSNGLNIYAPKPLDKLTRKLVRISRQLSKKIHPKTKGDKTKKSNNYLKHSKKLTHLHEKIANIRLDFLHKLTSSLIRHSNSFCLESLKVKNMFKNHRLAKSLSDVSMSVFNTLLEYKAKYSNKEILRADTYYPSSKTCSNCQKVKQDLKLKDRIYQCLECGFELDRDINAAINLLKHLVGRVTAEFTPMDLTALLNDLSKNRLATSKVELGIQQKP; from the coding sequence ATGTCAGCTATCTCAATCACGCATAAAATCGCTTTAAAGCCTAATAACAAGCATATTACTTACTTTAAAAAAGCTTTTGGGTGCGCTAGGTTCGCTTATAATTGGGGGTTAGCTAAATGGAAAGAAAACTACCAACTGGGTATTAAAACTAACCATCTACAGCTTAAAAAAGAATTTAACGCTCTTAAAAAATCGCAATTTAATTTCGTTTATGAAGTAACTAAATACGCCACCCAACAGCCTTTTATCCACTTAAATCTAGCCTTTAATAAGTTTTTTAGGGATTTGAAAAAAGGTTTAGTGAGTTACCCTAAATTTAAAAAGAAAAGAGAGTTTCAAGGTTCTTTTTATATAGGGGGCGACCAAATTAAAATCATTCAAACAGCTAATACTGGTTATTTAAAAATACCTAACTTACCACCAATCAAACTCACTGAAAAACTAAGATTTCAAGGCAAAATCAATAACGCTACCATCACTCAAAAGGGCGATCATTTCTATGTTTCAATCTCTTGTGGTGTTGATGAGAGTGAATACAAACGAACCCATAAACTCCAAGAGAGTCATAATAAACTAGGGGTTGATATAGGGATTAAATCCTTTGTGAGTTTGTCTAATGGCTTAAATATCTATGCCCCTAAGCCCTTAGATAAGCTTACTAGAAAGCTTGTAAGAATTAGCAGACAACTGAGTAAAAAAATCCACCCAAAAACCAAAGGGGATAAAACCAAGAAATCTAATAATTACTTAAAGCATTCTAAAAAGCTTACCCACTTGCATGAAAAAATCGCTAACATCAGACTTGATTTTTTACACAAGCTCACAAGCTCTCTTATAAGACACTCAAACTCGTTTTGTTTAGAGAGTTTGAAAGTCAAAAACATGTTTAAAAATCACAGGTTGGCTAAATCTTTAAGCGATGTTTCTATGTCTGTGTTTAACACGCTATTAGAGTATAAAGCTAAATACTCTAATAAAGAAATTCTAAGAGCTGACACTTACTATCCAAGCTCTAAGACTTGTTCTAATTGTCAAAAGGTTAAACAAGATTTAAAACTTAAAGATAGGATTTATCAATGCCTAGAGTGTGGCTTTGAATTAGATAGAGATATAAACGCTGCTATCAATCTTTTAAAGCATTTAGTAGGTAGAGTTACTGCCGAATTTACGCCTATGGACTTGACAGCTCTGTTGAATGATTTATCCAAAAATCGTTTAGCAACTAGCAAGGTTGAACTAGGAATACAACAAAAACCCTAA